The genome window CTCAGGAATCTGGATAAAAATAAGTAATGGCATAAGAAAAGGCAGGCAATAAACCAATCTTACCCAGAGAATTAAATATTGGTTTTCTTTTTCCATTGCCTTTTTAGAAAGTGTATCTGTTGTTGCAGAAGAAAAGGCAGAAATTAATGAATAAATAACCCAAATCATTCTATGTCCT of bacterium contains these proteins:
- a CDS encoding EamA family transporter, which encodes MIWVIYSLISAFSSATTDTLSKKAMEKENQYLILWVRLVYCLPFLMPLLIFIQIPE